A DNA window from Moorella thermoacetica contains the following coding sequences:
- a CDS encoding glycine betaine ABC transporter substrate-binding protein, which yields MRQKSKRVGKLIALFTGIAMLLFVAAGCSGTRAKGTVVVGSKDFTENILLGEIMAQLIEAHTDLKVERKLNLSGTLVNFNALKKGDLDLYADYTGTGLVAILKRDVINDPQEAYDAVQKAYNEQFKLKWLKPFGFNNTYALAVPEEVARQRNLQKISDLKSVAGEMVLGAEQEFFNRPDGYDGLIVTYGLNFKSTKQMETGLKYEAIHNKMVDVIDAFATDGQLITYKLKILEDDKQFFPPYFAAPLVRMDTLEKYPQLEEVLNKLAGQLNDDEMRQLNYQVDEEKKEVAQVARDFLLKKGLIK from the coding sequence TTGCGCCAGAAATCCAAACGAGTGGGGAAGCTGATCGCGCTATTTACAGGCATCGCTATGTTGCTATTTGTAGCTGCCGGCTGCAGTGGAACCAGGGCTAAAGGCACAGTGGTTGTAGGGTCCAAGGACTTTACCGAAAACATTCTCCTTGGCGAGATAATGGCCCAGCTCATAGAAGCCCATACGGACCTGAAGGTGGAACGCAAATTGAACTTGAGCGGTACATTGGTTAACTTTAACGCCCTTAAAAAAGGCGACCTTGATCTCTACGCTGACTACACCGGTACCGGCCTAGTGGCAATCTTAAAAAGGGATGTTATCAATGACCCCCAGGAGGCTTACGATGCAGTTCAAAAGGCATACAACGAGCAGTTTAAGCTAAAGTGGCTGAAACCCTTTGGCTTTAATAACACCTACGCCCTTGCGGTACCGGAGGAGGTTGCTCGACAGCGTAACTTACAAAAAATATCCGACCTGAAAAGCGTAGCCGGTGAGATGGTACTCGGGGCCGAGCAGGAATTTTTTAACCGCCCGGACGGCTATGACGGCTTAATTGTCACTTACGGGCTAAATTTCAAAAGCACCAAGCAGATGGAAACCGGCTTAAAATACGAAGCCATTCATAACAAGATGGTAGATGTGATCGACGCCTTCGCCACCGACGGCCAGTTGATTACCTATAAGCTAAAGATCCTGGAAGATGATAAACAATTCTTCCCGCCCTACTTTGCTGCACCGTTGGTACGTATGGACACCCTCGAGAAGTATCCCCAGCTGGAAGAAGTCCTGAACAAGCTGGCGGGCCAGCTCAATGATGATGAGATGCGTCAGCTGAATTATCAGGTCGACGAGGAAAAAAAGGAAGTGGCCCAGGTGGCAAGAGATTTCCTGCTGAAAAAAGGCCTGATCAAGTAA
- a CDS encoding ABC transporter permease, protein MDKVLALSWQHISLSIMGVALAAAGGIPLGILLTRYRWLAKLVMAATEVIQTIPSLAMLALLMMLFGLGDTTLVVSLFLYALLPIVRNTYTGLLGVDPGLLEAGKGMGMTRSQLIWRVQVPIALPVILAGMRVALVTAIGIATIGVLIGAGGLGTLIWRGIQTRNNTMVLMGAVPAALLAILTDAGLALLEQVLVPRGLKKKAISAL, encoded by the coding sequence ATGGATAAAGTGCTGGCTCTGAGTTGGCAACATATCAGCTTGTCGATAATGGGAGTTGCGCTGGCCGCTGCGGGCGGCATTCCGTTGGGAATATTGTTGACCAGGTACCGGTGGTTGGCCAAGCTTGTAATGGCAGCCACCGAGGTGATTCAAACTATTCCCAGCCTGGCCATGTTAGCTCTGTTGATGATGCTGTTCGGGCTGGGGGATACTACCCTTGTTGTATCGTTGTTCCTTTATGCCCTGCTGCCCATCGTCCGCAATACCTATACCGGGCTATTAGGGGTAGACCCCGGCCTGCTGGAGGCAGGTAAAGGCATGGGGATGACCAGGAGCCAATTAATATGGCGAGTGCAAGTACCAATTGCGCTACCGGTAATCCTGGCCGGTATGCGTGTGGCTCTTGTCACGGCCATTGGCATTGCGACCATCGGCGTGCTCATTGGGGCAGGCGGCTTGGGGACGCTAATCTGGCGCGGTATTCAAACGAGGAACAACACTATGGTACTTATGGGGGCCGTACCTGCGGCGCTGCTGGCTATTTTGACCGACGCCGGACTGGCCCTGCTGGAACAAGTATTGGTTCCGCGGGGGCTCAAAAAAAAGGCTATCTCAGCATTATAA
- a CDS encoding ABC transporter permease: MAAKGSSILSATGKHLLLSLGSVLLGTIIAVPLGILLARHQRVAAVMLGISSTIQTIPSLAFFGFVLPFLGIGIVPAMTVLFLYSILPILRNTYTGIREVNPAYLEAGIGMGMNRRQLLTWIQFPLAFPVIMSGIRVSTVYIISWATLSALIGAGGLGDPILAGIHTYDAKLIMAGALPAALLALLASWSLGFVERAVTPRGLRQR, translated from the coding sequence TTGGCTGCCAAAGGCTCGAGTATCCTATCTGCTACCGGGAAACACCTGCTACTTTCGCTAGGCTCAGTACTGCTGGGAACCATCATCGCCGTGCCCCTAGGTATCCTTCTTGCCCGCCATCAGCGAGTGGCAGCGGTGATGCTCGGTATTTCCAGTACTATTCAAACCATTCCCAGCCTGGCGTTTTTTGGATTTGTTCTGCCTTTTCTTGGCATTGGTATAGTACCGGCCATGACTGTATTGTTCCTCTACTCGATACTCCCAATTCTACGCAACACCTATACCGGCATTCGCGAAGTAAATCCGGCCTACCTGGAAGCCGGTATAGGTATGGGGATGAACCGGAGACAGCTTTTAACCTGGATACAGTTCCCCTTAGCCTTCCCGGTTATCATGTCCGGCATCCGTGTGTCTACTGTTTATATTATCAGCTGGGCCACCCTTTCGGCCTTAATCGGCGCCGGTGGATTGGGCGATCCAATTCTTGCCGGCATCCACACCTATGACGCTAAGCTCATTATGGCCGGTGCATTGCCCGCTGCCCTGCTGGCCCTACTGGCCAGCTGGTCACTAGGTTTTGTAGAGCGTGCGGTAACCCCGCGGGGGCTGCGACAGCGATAA
- a CDS encoding betaine/proline/choline family ABC transporter ATP-binding protein (Members of the family are the ATP-binding subunit of ABC transporters for substrates such as betaine, L-proline or other amino acids, choline, carnitine, etc. The substrate specificity is best determined from the substrate-binding subunit, rather than this subunit, as it interacts with the permease subunit and not with substrate directly.) → MLTFEHVSKVYDGNRIAVADFNLEVEAGEFIVLIGPSGCGKTTTLKMVNRLIEPTSGAIYLNGKDIREQNPVALRRHIGYVIQQIALFPNMTIAQNVDVVPRLLGWPAERRRQRVCELLELVGMDPDDYADRYPSELSGGQQQRIGVLRALAAEPPLILMDEPFGALDPITRENLQEELKALQAKLHKTILFVTHDMDEALKIADRIVVMKDGYIVQVAAPEELLRHPANEFVASFIGKERLAPGLELRTVEQVMIGEPVTVRPHTGVAEGVATMRRKKVDTLLVTDESGRLLGAVSIEELNRNYQRAHQVQDLMARDVPVVFEGTPAREAFDLITRERLEYLPVIDKEGRLKGLVTRTSMVNALASVVWGDEASA, encoded by the coding sequence ATGCTTACCTTCGAACACGTCTCGAAAGTATATGACGGCAATCGAATAGCCGTAGCCGATTTCAACCTGGAAGTCGAGGCCGGAGAATTTATTGTGTTAATTGGCCCCAGCGGTTGTGGCAAGACCACCACTTTAAAAATGGTTAACCGTCTTATCGAACCCACCTCCGGGGCCATCTACCTTAACGGCAAGGATATCCGGGAACAAAATCCCGTGGCGTTACGGCGACACATTGGCTACGTTATCCAGCAGATAGCTCTTTTTCCCAACATGACTATTGCTCAAAACGTGGATGTGGTACCCCGCCTGCTGGGATGGCCGGCAGAACGCCGCCGCCAGCGCGTTTGCGAATTATTGGAACTGGTGGGTATGGACCCTGATGACTACGCTGACCGTTACCCTTCAGAGCTAAGCGGGGGGCAGCAACAGCGTATCGGGGTGTTGCGTGCCCTGGCGGCAGAACCACCGCTTATCCTTATGGATGAGCCTTTTGGTGCCCTTGACCCAATTACGCGGGAAAACCTGCAGGAAGAATTGAAGGCCTTGCAGGCCAAGCTGCATAAGACCATTCTCTTTGTTACCCACGATATGGACGAGGCACTGAAAATTGCTGATCGGATTGTGGTAATGAAAGACGGCTACATCGTCCAAGTCGCTGCGCCTGAAGAACTGTTGCGGCACCCCGCCAACGAGTTCGTGGCCTCGTTCATCGGCAAAGAACGGTTGGCTCCTGGACTGGAATTGCGCACCGTAGAACAGGTTATGATTGGTGAACCGGTGACGGTACGGCCCCATACGGGTGTTGCCGAAGGAGTTGCCACCATGCGTCGTAAAAAGGTGGATACGCTGCTGGTTACCGATGAATCTGGCCGGCTGTTAGGCGCCGTTTCTATCGAGGAATTGAATCGCAACTACCAGCGGGCTCACCAGGTGCAAGATTTGATGGCTCGTGACGTTCCTGTAGTGTTCGAGGGAACCCCGGCCCGGGAGGCCTTTGACCTGATCACCCGGGAGCGGCTGGAGTACCTGCCGGTAATCGATAAGGAGGGCCGCTTGAAGGGACTGGTCACCAGGACCAGCATGGTCAATGCCCTGGCATCCGTGGTGTGGGGAGATGAGGCTAGTGCTTAG
- a CDS encoding TrkA C-terminal domain-containing protein, translated as MDYVSSEELARYEQIALMIAGEILRGTYNEGERVSGRTILAGQYGVSPETVRKALALLQARQVVEVVPGSGVIILSRQAARDFIEDFHEHNSLEVLERRLDTLIKQRNKLNAEIDKLVKEIVHFKTGMLKNMQNAEEIMVSPGSPLVGKSVQEAQLRTVTGVIVTAVRRRGRWYASPGTELRLSAGDLLLVVGNQKAVDRLRRLAEGKQELNDG; from the coding sequence ATGGACTATGTAAGCAGCGAAGAACTGGCCCGTTATGAACAAATTGCGCTAATGATTGCCGGTGAGATTCTCCGAGGAACTTACAACGAAGGTGAAAGAGTATCGGGGCGGACTATTTTAGCCGGGCAGTATGGAGTTTCGCCAGAAACAGTAAGAAAGGCCCTGGCGCTTCTGCAGGCGCGACAGGTGGTTGAAGTAGTTCCAGGGAGTGGGGTAATTATCCTCTCCCGTCAGGCCGCCCGGGACTTTATCGAGGATTTTCACGAACATAACTCCCTTGAGGTCTTGGAGCGCCGGCTGGATACCCTTATCAAACAGCGTAACAAGTTAAATGCGGAAATCGATAAACTGGTTAAAGAAATTGTGCACTTTAAAACAGGCATGCTAAAAAACATGCAGAATGCTGAAGAGATCATGGTTTCACCGGGTTCACCCCTTGTGGGAAAGAGCGTGCAGGAGGCCCAATTGAGGACAGTTACGGGAGTTATCGTTACCGCTGTACGGCGCCGGGGTCGCTGGTATGCCTCTCCGGGGACAGAGCTTCGATTAAGCGCAGGGGATTTGCTCCTGGTGGTGGGAAACCAGAAGGCGGTGGACCGGTTGCGCCGGCTGGCTGAAGGTAAACAAGAGCTTAATGACGGTTAA
- the secF gene encoding protein translocase subunit SecF, which produces MNFNFDFVNRRKWWYALSLLVIIPGLIAMALHRPVLNFGIDFTGGNIIQVQFHQPVTSGQVRDVLDGLNLGKSSIQESGSNQFLIRTTELNEEQTNQVISTLQSKLGQLDLKRNEKVGGTIGRELTIRGVEAMVIAWILMIIYITIRFEFLSGLAAILALVHDVLVTIGFFALFRWEVDSTFIAAILTIIGYSINDTIVIFDRIRENLRLRKKETIEEVVNRSINQTLTRSINTVLMVIFALLALILLGGETTRTFALAMLIGTISGCYSSIFTASPLWIDFRHLSRERHRQAAVAKADTKAKTRKATSH; this is translated from the coding sequence ATGAACTTCAACTTCGATTTTGTCAACCGGCGCAAATGGTGGTATGCCCTGTCGCTGCTGGTCATTATCCCGGGGCTCATTGCCATGGCCCTGCACCGGCCTGTCTTGAACTTCGGTATTGATTTTACCGGCGGCAATATTATCCAGGTCCAGTTCCACCAGCCGGTAACCTCCGGCCAGGTGCGGGATGTCCTGGACGGATTAAATCTCGGTAAGAGTTCCATCCAGGAATCGGGCAGCAACCAGTTTTTGATCCGGACGACGGAGTTAAACGAAGAACAGACCAACCAGGTTATCAGCACTTTACAGAGTAAACTGGGGCAGCTGGATCTCAAGCGGAACGAAAAGGTGGGCGGTACCATCGGTCGCGAGCTGACCATCCGGGGCGTAGAGGCCATGGTTATCGCCTGGATCCTGATGATCATCTATATCACCATCCGCTTTGAGTTCCTTTCCGGTCTCGCGGCCATCCTGGCCCTGGTCCACGACGTCCTGGTGACCATCGGCTTTTTCGCCCTCTTCCGCTGGGAAGTCGACAGTACCTTTATCGCGGCCATACTAACCATTATCGGTTATTCCATCAACGATACCATTGTTATCTTTGACCGCATCCGGGAGAACCTGCGGCTACGCAAGAAAGAAACTATCGAAGAAGTGGTCAACCGCAGTATTAACCAGACCCTGACCCGGTCGATTAATACTGTTCTGATGGTTATTTTCGCCCTCCTGGCCCTGATACTCCTGGGAGGCGAGACTACCAGGACCTTTGCCCTGGCCATGCTCATCGGTACCATCAGCGGTTGCTACTCTTCCATCTTTACGGCCAGCCCCCTGTGGATTGATTTCCGGCATCTGAGCCGGGAGCGCCACCGGCAGGCGGCAGTGGCCAAGGCCGATACCAAAGCCAAGACGCGCAAGGCTACTTCCCATTAG